The proteins below come from a single Faecalibaculum rodentium genomic window:
- a CDS encoding protein phosphatase 2C domain-containing protein — protein sequence MMEIMQVSLQGTSHLMFQVPNQDAVAVYSDSSTAVSAVCDGVSLNSAGTWSCSEIAAGYCAESFVRCTAGQSPCTDVVVRGFQRTATGLLQELKDRHIPWMDCQCTMLGVLVTPDMLYAGMAGDGGIICEDANGELQVLVTRHKTDSMVDPVILASAWRFARVPEPRKVLVMSDGLFDDLVSLEEGELRADLDQVRLWLGADQEQLEKLAASAPGYDDKTAVLIRIVDKATELPDSFEPSAD from the coding sequence ATGATGGAAATCATGCAGGTTTCTCTGCAGGGAACGAGTCACTTGATGTTTCAGGTTCCCAATCAGGATGCAGTGGCTGTATACAGTGACAGCAGCACAGCGGTGTCTGCTGTATGCGATGGTGTTTCACTGAATTCAGCCGGTACCTGGTCGTGCAGCGAGATTGCCGCCGGATATTGTGCAGAGTCCTTTGTGCGCTGTACAGCGGGCCAGTCACCTTGTACGGATGTGGTGGTACGCGGATTTCAGCGTACTGCCACCGGTCTTCTGCAGGAACTGAAAGACCGGCACATTCCCTGGATGGACTGCCAGTGCACAATGCTCGGTGTTCTTGTGACGCCTGATATGCTGTATGCAGGAATGGCAGGGGATGGCGGCATCATCTGTGAAGATGCGAACGGAGAACTCCAGGTCCTCGTGACCCGGCATAAAACGGATTCGATGGTGGACCCTGTGATACTGGCCAGTGCCTGGCGGTTTGCCAGGGTCCCGGAACCGCGGAAGGTCCTGGTGATGAGTGATGGACTGTTCGATGATCTTGTGTCTCTGGAAGAAGGAGAACTGAGAGCCGATCTGGATCAGGTCAGACTGTGGCTGGGCGCAGATCAGGAGCAGCTGGAAAAGCTGGCTGCGTCCGCTCCGGGCTATGATGACAAGACCGCGGTGCTTATCCGAATCGTGGACAAGGCAACTGAACTGCCTGATTCCTTTGAACCGTCTGCAGACTGA
- the rpmG gene encoding 50S ribosomal protein L33 — protein MRDRITFKCAVCGEENYIGTRNKKKHPERMTVKKYCKKCNAQTEHKEKK, from the coding sequence GTGAGAGATCGTATCACTTTCAAGTGCGCCGTCTGCGGTGAAGAAAACTACATCGGCACCAGAAATAAAAAGAAACATCCGGAACGGATGACAGTGAAAAAGTATTGCAAAAAATGCAATGCCCAGACTGAGCACAAGGAGAAGAAGTAA
- a CDS encoding peptidoglycan D,D-transpeptidase FtsI family protein, with amino-acid sequence MAKKRTSRTQKTVSKRILALSLIILGLFTVLLARLIWLQVFSYREYTEKKDDYTSVRQYNSPPRGQIYDCNGKVLAKTVVSHNFVYTSPQGMTYEEYEFYADRIVNVFDIDPDAFSYRDKQEAYLTWTGWLDPEDSRYQARHLLSDAQKEALASGEMTETERYAALMKKIGDEQIKEMSQEDLSRAVVYQRMTSNISAGQESVILEDVSDDDAAYLVEHKTEFPGFDVDFGGWKREYPYGETLSDVIGTVSSSTEGLPAENLEYYTARGYQLNAPVGKSGLELQYNDLLAGREEISLVTYNSNGLAQTEVIQQAQTGYDIVISIDIDLQQTMDDVVKTTLQSNGGTRRRENFSSLFMCMMNPANGNVLALSGYQMDLETRKMTYFASGNYTSLVNPGSSIKGATVFMGLSEGVVQPGELILDEVMNIGGEEFGSFNNYGMVDARRALSVSSNVYMFNIAIRLAGGSYVKGQPLSLPNDQETFVKMRQYYSMFGLGNPTGLDIPGEVSSYLGAGTNPGLLLNFAIGQFDMYSPVQLLQYISVIAEDGRMYEPHFFRYAQEVNSEEVVDLKTATLKNAVPEGTEENVKVVQEGMRACVTDGNCGDKLKGMEQAMAAKTGTAEVGDWTTANLVGYGPVDDPQVAFACSAPLSSVNSKDVAPNICSNEVVPPVLEKYFQLYPVK; translated from the coding sequence ATGGCGAAAAAAAGAACCAGCCGAACACAGAAAACAGTCTCGAAGCGGATCCTGGCCCTGTCCCTGATCATTCTGGGGCTGTTCACTGTGCTTCTTGCACGTCTGATCTGGCTGCAGGTGTTTTCCTATCGGGAGTATACAGAGAAAAAGGACGATTACACATCTGTCAGACAGTACAATTCGCCGCCCAGAGGTCAGATCTATGACTGCAACGGGAAGGTGCTCGCAAAAACCGTGGTGTCCCACAATTTTGTATATACCTCCCCACAGGGCATGACCTATGAGGAATATGAGTTTTATGCCGACAGGATCGTGAATGTATTTGATATAGACCCTGACGCTTTTTCTTATCGGGACAAACAGGAAGCCTACCTGACATGGACCGGCTGGCTGGATCCGGAAGACAGCCGGTATCAGGCACGACACCTGCTCTCGGACGCACAGAAAGAGGCCCTGGCATCCGGAGAAATGACGGAAACCGAACGATATGCAGCCCTCATGAAGAAAATCGGCGATGAGCAGATCAAGGAAATGAGCCAGGAGGATCTGTCCAGAGCCGTGGTCTATCAGCGGATGACGTCCAACATCTCCGCCGGTCAGGAGTCTGTCATTCTGGAGGATGTCAGCGATGACGATGCGGCGTATCTGGTGGAACACAAAACGGAGTTTCCGGGGTTTGATGTGGACTTTGGCGGATGGAAGCGGGAGTACCCCTATGGGGAGACACTGTCGGATGTCATTGGCACGGTCTCCAGCAGTACAGAAGGGCTGCCAGCGGAAAACCTGGAGTATTACACAGCCCGGGGCTACCAGCTGAATGCACCTGTCGGCAAGTCCGGTCTCGAGCTGCAGTACAATGACCTGCTGGCAGGCCGGGAAGAGATTTCCCTGGTGACTTACAACTCCAACGGTCTTGCACAGACGGAAGTCATCCAGCAGGCACAGACCGGGTATGACATTGTCATCAGCATAGACATCGACCTGCAGCAGACCATGGATGATGTGGTCAAGACAACCCTCCAGAGCAACGGGGGGACACGGAGGCGCGAGAATTTTTCCTCTCTGTTCATGTGTATGATGAATCCGGCCAATGGGAATGTACTGGCACTCTCGGGGTATCAGATGGATCTGGAGACCCGTAAAATGACCTACTTTGCTTCCGGAAACTATACCTCTCTGGTGAATCCCGGATCTTCCATCAAGGGGGCCACGGTCTTTATGGGGCTTTCGGAAGGCGTGGTGCAGCCCGGGGAACTGATTCTCGACGAAGTGATGAATATCGGCGGAGAGGAATTCGGTTCGTTCAACAATTATGGAATGGTGGATGCGCGCAGGGCGCTGTCTGTTTCGTCGAATGTCTATATGTTCAACATTGCCATCCGTCTGGCCGGGGGATCGTACGTCAAGGGACAGCCGCTGAGTCTGCCCAATGACCAGGAGACTTTCGTGAAAATGCGACAGTATTATTCCATGTTCGGCCTGGGAAATCCCACAGGACTGGATATACCCGGCGAAGTCAGCAGTTATCTGGGCGCCGGGACGAATCCCGGTCTGCTGCTGAACTTTGCCATCGGCCAGTTCGACATGTACTCTCCCGTGCAGCTGTTGCAGTATATTTCTGTCATTGCGGAAGACGGCCGGATGTATGAACCTCATTTCTTCCGGTATGCGCAGGAAGTCAACAGCGAGGAAGTCGTAGATCTGAAGACTGCGACGCTGAAAAACGCTGTCCCGGAAGGAACAGAAGAGAACGTCAAGGTCGTGCAGGAAGGAATGCGGGCCTGTGTCACGGACGGCAACTGCGGGGACAAACTGAAAGGCATGGAACAGGCCATGGCTGCCAAGACCGGTACTGCGGAAGTCGGCGACTGGACTACTGCCAATCTTGTGGGATATGGTCCGGTGGATGATCCGCAGGTTGCCTTTGCCTGTTCGGCACCGCTGTCTTCAGTCAACTCAAAGGATGTGGCTCCGAACATCTGTTCAAACGAGGTTGTGCCGCCGGTTCTGGAAAAGTACTTCCAGCTGTATCCGGTAAAGTGA
- the ispG gene encoding flavodoxin-dependent (E)-4-hydroxy-3-methylbut-2-enyl-diphosphate synthase codes for MKRTETRSVRVGDLIIGGNNNVIIQSMCSHPTKNVEEVVKQILELEAQGCQLIRVSCMDMEDAAAIREIRNQIHIPLVADIHFDYRLALAAIENGADKIRLNPGNIGGRKNVEAIVAACRTHGVPIRIGINSGSLEKDIHEKYGKPTAEGMVESARRHVQILEDCGFYDTVLSFKSSDPLLCIDAYRLAARTFDYPLHLGVTEAGTELTSAIKSSLALGTLMLDGIGNTIRISVNGDAQKEIPIARELLKDCGLLHNVPNLIACPSCGRTQWNMEPVVDEIAEYLQTVNKDVNVAIMGCAVNGPGEAKHADIAIAGGREEGLLIKKGRIIEKIPVDQMTQRLKEEIDAFVPGASQEQL; via the coding sequence ATGAAACGAACAGAAACAAGAAGTGTGCGCGTTGGTGATCTCATCATCGGCGGCAACAACAACGTCATTATCCAGTCCATGTGCTCTCATCCCACCAAAAACGTGGAAGAAGTTGTGAAACAGATCCTGGAGCTGGAAGCCCAGGGATGTCAGCTGATCCGAGTCTCGTGCATGGACATGGAAGATGCGGCGGCCATCCGCGAAATCCGGAACCAGATCCATATTCCGCTGGTGGCGGATATCCACTTTGATTACAGACTGGCTCTGGCGGCCATTGAAAACGGGGCCGACAAAATCCGGCTGAATCCCGGCAACATCGGCGGCCGAAAAAACGTGGAGGCTATAGTGGCTGCATGCCGCACACATGGAGTCCCGATCCGCATCGGCATCAACTCGGGGTCCCTTGAAAAGGACATCCATGAGAAATACGGGAAACCGACAGCCGAAGGGATGGTGGAGAGTGCCCGGCGTCATGTGCAGATTCTGGAGGACTGCGGTTTCTATGACACAGTGCTGTCGTTCAAGAGCAGCGACCCGCTGCTGTGCATCGATGCCTATCGCCTGGCTGCCAGAACCTTTGACTACCCGCTGCATCTGGGTGTCACGGAAGCAGGGACAGAACTGACAAGCGCCATCAAGTCTTCCCTGGCCCTGGGCACCCTCATGCTGGATGGCATCGGCAATACGATCCGGATTTCCGTGAACGGCGACGCTCAGAAAGAGATTCCCATCGCCAGGGAGCTCCTCAAGGACTGTGGACTGCTTCACAATGTCCCCAACCTCATAGCCTGTCCCTCCTGCGGGCGTACGCAGTGGAACATGGAACCAGTGGTCGATGAAATCGCAGAGTATCTGCAGACCGTGAACAAGGACGTCAATGTGGCCATCATGGGATGTGCTGTAAACGGTCCGGGAGAAGCGAAACATGCAGATATCGCAATCGCAGGAGGCAGAGAGGAAGGGCTGCTGATCAAAAAAGGCCGCATCATCGAGAAAATCCCTGTGGATCAAATGACACAGAGACTCAAGGAGGAAATCGACGCATTTGTCCCCGGCGCCAGTCAGGAACAGCTGTAA
- a CDS encoding flavodoxin, translated as MKALVAYFSPTGTTKGKSMELAADIGGDLFGIRPVQAYSAAGLDWTNPHSRSSMEMKGNSSVIPEPAETADLHEYDTLFVGYPIWWNRAPRIIDTFLRMEDLHHGEVIPFATSGGSGIRNSQLELEKAFPDVRFGQGRLLNGYISPSDLEIWADQR; from the coding sequence ATGAAAGCACTGGTTGCATATTTTTCACCTACAGGTACAACGAAAGGCAAGTCGATGGAACTAGCTGCCGATATCGGCGGCGATCTTTTTGGAATCAGACCTGTGCAGGCCTACTCTGCAGCAGGCCTGGACTGGACGAATCCTCACAGCCGTTCGTCGATGGAGATGAAAGGTAATTCTTCCGTGATCCCTGAACCGGCAGAGACTGCAGATCTGCATGAGTACGATACACTTTTTGTGGGATATCCGATCTGGTGGAACCGGGCTCCGCGGATAATAGATACATTCCTGAGGATGGAAGATCTGCATCACGGGGAAGTCATCCCTTTTGCCACATCCGGTGGATCCGGTATCCGCAACTCACAGCTCGAGCTTGAGAAGGCGTTCCCTGATGTCAGATTCGGACAGGGACGACTGCTGAACGGATATATTTCACCAAGTGATCTTGAGATCTGGGCTGACCAGAGATAA
- the tnpC gene encoding IS66 family transposase, whose product MDFLSSFDLENYTRKSMKESLESLDHDDLVDAALFFADNLFQKDQINKKAAMDRFASKSELLFISLFNEAEEIAATSSPEDMDESALLETVSKERSASPKKRRSMKEKAKALPEKIINVYPEAGKDPVCPVYGTAMKELKPTVHRTIKYVPQRLYVEVEVDHNYVCPKGCEDEDGKPVMISASRREAPLLENTMASTSLVSHIIAQKTVMGLPLYRQEQGWLRRGFNLARSVMASWMIRSSQIYGEALVDRMIQDFRKCDVVHMDETVLKCLEVSREQKRTNCYMIVGVSGEHECRKMVIYQFKKTREQKFVRELLGEGFEKALMSDGFEGYDNYTAAVHLSCMAHARRHLYDAVKIRADYQTLNKLPDEAEVKLSYLRENPALEILLEPLGNITRLYKVEKKAGSKKMSPEKVYELRQKESKPLFDQVIAGMERITRSFDNGSKAAKGANYFLKRKDSLARYLEDGNYPIDNNLAERMVKPFVIGRKGFLFADTEAGAEATAVWYSLSQSAIMNGLVPEKYIEYVLTRLKNEGIREEVLDELLPYSRALPEYLYKK is encoded by the coding sequence ATGGACTTCTTATCTTCTTTTGACCTCGAGAACTACACCCGCAAATCCATGAAAGAAAGCCTCGAATCCCTGGATCATGATGACCTGGTCGATGCTGCTCTCTTCTTCGCCGACAATCTGTTCCAGAAAGACCAGATCAACAAGAAGGCGGCCATGGATCGCTTCGCCTCCAAAAGCGAGCTGCTTTTCATATCCCTGTTCAACGAGGCGGAAGAGATCGCAGCCACGTCTTCTCCCGAAGATATGGATGAATCAGCTCTCCTGGAAACTGTGAGCAAAGAGAGATCGGCATCCCCCAAAAAGCGCAGATCCATGAAGGAGAAAGCAAAAGCACTCCCTGAAAAGATCATCAATGTGTATCCGGAAGCAGGCAAAGACCCGGTGTGCCCTGTATATGGCACAGCCATGAAGGAGCTGAAACCGACTGTACACCGGACCATCAAATACGTTCCGCAGCGTCTCTATGTCGAAGTGGAAGTAGATCATAATTATGTCTGCCCAAAAGGCTGTGAAGATGAGGATGGAAAGCCTGTGATGATCTCTGCTTCCCGCAGGGAAGCACCGCTTCTGGAGAATACGATGGCTTCGACTTCTCTGGTGTCCCACATCATTGCGCAGAAAACAGTCATGGGGCTGCCTCTTTACAGGCAGGAACAGGGCTGGCTGCGAAGAGGATTCAATCTGGCCAGGAGTGTGATGGCCAGCTGGATGATCCGTTCTTCCCAGATCTATGGAGAAGCCCTGGTAGACAGGATGATACAGGATTTCAGAAAATGTGATGTGGTCCATATGGATGAGACCGTCCTGAAGTGTCTGGAAGTGAGTCGTGAGCAGAAGAGGACGAACTGTTATATGATCGTCGGGGTCAGCGGAGAGCATGAGTGCAGGAAGATGGTCATTTATCAGTTCAAGAAAACACGGGAACAGAAGTTCGTGCGAGAGCTGCTGGGAGAAGGATTTGAAAAGGCTCTGATGTCAGATGGATTTGAAGGCTACGACAATTACACAGCAGCCGTCCATCTGAGTTGCATGGCTCATGCGAGGCGCCATCTGTATGATGCGGTGAAGATCCGGGCAGACTACCAGACATTGAACAAACTGCCGGATGAGGCAGAAGTAAAGCTGAGTTACCTCAGAGAGAATCCGGCCCTTGAGATCCTGTTGGAACCACTTGGCAACATAACCAGACTCTACAAGGTGGAGAAGAAAGCCGGCAGTAAAAAGATGAGCCCGGAAAAAGTATATGAACTGAGGCAGAAGGAGTCTAAGCCACTGTTTGACCAGGTGATCGCAGGAATGGAGCGGATCACCCGGAGTTTTGATAATGGATCGAAAGCAGCAAAGGGAGCAAATTACTTTCTGAAAAGGAAAGACTCGCTGGCCCGTTATCTGGAGGATGGGAACTATCCGATCGACAACAACCTGGCTGAACGGATGGTAAAGCCGTTCGTTATAGGCCGGAAGGGGTTCCTGTTTGCGGATACGGAAGCAGGAGCGGAAGCAACAGCAGTATGGTACAGTCTGAGCCAGTCGGCAATCATGAATGGGCTGGTCCCGGAGAAGTATATCGAATATGTGCTGACAAGGCTGAAGAACGAAGGGATCAGGGAGGAAGTACTCGATGAGCTGCTTCCATATTCCAGAGCACTGCCAGAATATCTGTATAAGAAATAG
- a CDS encoding TetR/AcrR family transcriptional regulator, whose product MKQNGKTVSAGNNRDRNTYVKRQLTQALEELLKTKPLEALSVQELCETAMVGRASFYRNFTSKEDILRRRIQDLLEDWILSLSHSDDATPSSRLLDLFRHLDRHRDFCSLLHERNLVWLLREALNGSLQIDPTLPKEEAYAKAYVTSTIFGWIELWLDRGMKETPEEIAGMFQSRGL is encoded by the coding sequence ATGAAACAAAACGGGAAAACTGTGTCTGCAGGAAACAACCGGGACCGGAATACCTATGTGAAACGACAGCTCACCCAGGCACTGGAGGAGCTGCTGAAAACGAAACCGCTGGAGGCACTGTCCGTTCAGGAACTGTGTGAAACTGCCATGGTGGGTCGTGCCTCGTTCTACCGGAACTTCACTTCCAAAGAGGACATCCTCAGGCGAAGGATCCAGGATCTTCTGGAAGACTGGATTCTGAGTCTGAGCCATTCGGATGACGCCACTCCCAGCTCCAGACTCCTGGATCTGTTTCGCCATCTGGACCGTCATCGGGATTTCTGCAGTCTTCTCCATGAACGGAATCTGGTCTGGCTACTGCGTGAGGCACTGAACGGCAGCCTTCAGATCGATCCAACGCTGCCCAAGGAAGAGGCATACGCAAAAGCCTATGTTACCTCCACCATCTTTGGATGGATCGAGCTGTGGCTGGATCGCGGAATGAAGGAAACCCCAGAAGAAATTGCCGGAATGTTCCAAAGCCGGGGACTGTAG
- a CDS encoding alpha/beta hydrolase: MYGWICAGAFLVSFAAGAASRFLIRPSWAREYDVRMTDEVGTVEKDLSYGPESAEKFDLYLPADPGRQGYGLVVYIHAGGFTSGDKSDDAGRLAWLCSQGYVAAGINYTLRTDQNGASVLSQSIEIKSAIPEVVKAAEAAGYPIRNMAIGGGSAGGTLAMLYAFRDAKVAPVPLRFLFEAVGPSSFERKDWHSYGLDKDTPESRAAAAGLFGIMLGQKIDPSILDTPEYHDVIKPISGYMWVTPDSVPTVIAYGTHEKVCPFDSSRHLVQALKENHVPYEYFELPHYGHGLQNDSRIYRMYMDAVKEGLAKYLDDGDGKDADAE, encoded by the coding sequence ATGTATGGATGGATTTGTGCAGGTGCATTTCTGGTGTCTTTTGCAGCAGGTGCAGCTTCCCGGTTTCTGATCCGCCCGTCCTGGGCCCGTGAATATGATGTCCGGATGACAGATGAAGTGGGGACTGTGGAAAAGGACCTCAGCTATGGCCCCGAAAGCGCAGAAAAATTTGACTTGTACCTGCCGGCTGATCCCGGCAGACAGGGTTATGGCCTGGTGGTGTACATCCACGCCGGCGGTTTTACTTCCGGAGACAAATCGGATGATGCAGGAAGGCTGGCCTGGCTGTGCAGTCAGGGATACGTGGCAGCGGGAATCAATTACACATTGCGGACTGATCAGAACGGGGCGAGTGTTCTTTCCCAGTCGATAGAGATCAAATCTGCCATTCCCGAAGTGGTGAAAGCAGCAGAGGCTGCTGGATATCCGATCAGAAATATGGCAATAGGTGGCGGCTCGGCTGGAGGAACGCTGGCCATGCTGTATGCCTTCCGGGATGCAAAAGTTGCGCCGGTACCTCTCAGATTTCTGTTTGAAGCCGTAGGGCCTTCCAGCTTTGAGAGGAAAGACTGGCACTCATACGGCCTTGACAAGGATACGCCAGAAAGCAGGGCAGCGGCGGCAGGACTGTTTGGAATCATGCTGGGGCAGAAAATCGATCCGTCCATCCTGGATACACCCGAATATCATGATGTTATCAAGCCGATTTCCGGATATATGTGGGTAACACCTGACTCCGTTCCCACCGTGATCGCGTATGGTACCCACGAGAAGGTCTGTCCATTTGACAGCTCCAGGCATCTGGTGCAGGCCCTGAAAGAGAATCATGTTCCCTACGAGTATTTTGAACTGCCTCATTACGGACATGGTCTGCAAAATGACAGCCGGATCTACAGAATGTATATGGATGCCGTCAAAGAAGGACTGGCGAAATACCTTGATGATGGAGACGGGAAAGATGCCGATGCTGAGTGA
- a CDS encoding HAD family hydrolase, giving the protein MDRKHRALIFDLDGTLWDTREPVIRIWNDVFEEEGYGRPLTFPLLTSLMGKPMNAFGEAIFPDLEDDLRNRLVRQAEQQENTRLLETGKDCLYPDTADTLRKLSCDHWIGIASNCQEGYIETFLEVSKLGDVVDSFISNGETGLDKDENLRILMERNGLHFALYIGDTSGDRLSARKAGIPFIWCRYGFGNEVTPDGIDDLSQLPYVLTE; this is encoded by the coding sequence ATGGACAGAAAACACAGAGCACTGATATTTGACCTTGACGGAACTCTCTGGGATACAAGAGAACCAGTCATCAGAATCTGGAATGACGTGTTCGAAGAGGAAGGCTATGGGCGGCCTCTGACATTCCCGCTGCTGACCTCTCTGATGGGCAAACCCATGAACGCCTTCGGAGAAGCCATCTTTCCGGATCTTGAGGATGACCTGAGAAATCGCCTGGTCAGGCAGGCAGAACAGCAGGAGAACACCCGCCTTTTGGAGACCGGCAAAGACTGCCTGTATCCCGACACTGCGGATACGCTTCGGAAACTCAGTTGTGATCACTGGATCGGAATTGCATCCAATTGCCAGGAAGGGTATATTGAAACCTTTCTTGAGGTCTCAAAACTTGGAGATGTTGTCGACAGCTTCATCTCCAATGGAGAAACCGGACTGGACAAGGATGAGAACCTTCGGATCCTGATGGAGAGAAACGGACTACACTTCGCTTTATACATTGGAGATACATCGGGTGACAGGCTTTCTGCCAGGAAAGCCGGGATACCGTTTATCTGGTGCAGATACGGATTCGGCAATGAGGTGACACCAGATGGAATCGATGATCTGTCGCAGCTTCCGTATGTACTGACAGAATAG
- a CDS encoding deoxyribonuclease IV gives MIWIGSHVSMKAPDYLLGAVKESIGYGSNAFMIYTGPPQNSRRVDVDRFRLEEAAQLMHESGIDPERIIVHAPYIINLANSLKPETADFGAEFLQEELRRVTQIGASTLVLHPGSHITAGADVGIRWIADRLNRVLDADDSNVVIALETMAGKGTEIGRNFEELQAIRELVNKKDRIGVCLDTCHIHDAGYDLTEFETVLDEFDRILGLDSLKVIHVNDSKNPRGARKDRHENLGHGHIGFETLYGIVHHPRLENVTKILETPWVEDRPPYREEIELLRMEPASAAIEAAAQAVEARKKTAEEAEPGENPAAAAV, from the coding sequence ATGATCTGGATCGGATCGCATGTGTCCATGAAAGCGCCGGACTATCTGCTGGGAGCGGTGAAGGAATCCATCGGGTATGGTTCGAATGCCTTTATGATCTATACCGGACCGCCACAGAATTCCCGTCGGGTGGATGTGGACAGGTTCCGACTGGAGGAAGCGGCACAGCTGATGCACGAATCCGGGATCGATCCGGAACGCATCATCGTGCATGCACCGTATATCATCAACCTGGCAAACTCCCTGAAGCCGGAAACAGCAGATTTCGGGGCAGAATTCCTCCAGGAGGAACTCAGGCGGGTGACACAGATCGGTGCTTCGACGCTCGTGCTGCATCCGGGAAGTCACATCACAGCCGGGGCAGATGTGGGGATCCGCTGGATTGCCGACCGCCTCAACCGGGTGCTGGATGCGGATGACTCGAATGTGGTGATCGCCCTGGAAACCATGGCGGGAAAAGGAACGGAAATCGGAAGGAATTTCGAAGAACTGCAGGCCATCCGGGAGCTTGTGAACAAAAAGGACAGAATCGGTGTCTGTCTCGATACGTGTCACATTCATGACGCCGGGTATGACCTCACGGAATTTGAAACGGTCCTGGACGAATTTGACCGGATCCTGGGTCTGGATTCCCTCAAGGTCATTCATGTCAATGACTCAAAGAACCCAAGAGGGGCCAGGAAAGACCGCCACGAAAATCTCGGACATGGCCATATCGGATTTGAGACGCTGTATGGCATCGTCCATCATCCCCGGCTGGAGAATGTGACAAAGATCCTGGAAACACCATGGGTCGAAGACAGGCCTCCATACAGGGAAGAGATTGAACTGCTGCGAATGGAACCGGCATCGGCAGCAATCGAGGCGGCAGCACAGGCCGTGGAAGCCAGGAAGAAAACTGCCGAAGAAGCAGAACCCGGAGAAAATCCGGCGGCTGCTGCAGTCTGA
- the tnpB gene encoding IS66 family insertion sequence element accessory protein TnpB (TnpB, as the term is used for proteins encoded by IS66 family insertion elements, is considered an accessory protein, since TnpC, encoded by a neighboring gene, is a DDE family transposase.) codes for MTGLDDISQLYLVTEPVDFRKGIDGLGTYVQSILNTDPFQNAMFVFTNKRHNKLKLLHYDGTGFWLLHKQLSKGTFKWRMNSLDPFLEISQQQLDWLLEGLDINQKRAFRPVKPQYI; via the coding sequence ATGACTGGACTTGACGATATTTCCCAATTATACCTGGTCACTGAACCTGTGGATTTTCGCAAGGGCATAGATGGACTGGGGACATACGTCCAGTCGATCCTGAACACGGATCCTTTCCAGAACGCAATGTTCGTCTTCACCAATAAACGACACAACAAGCTCAAACTTCTCCATTATGACGGTACAGGATTCTGGCTCCTTCACAAGCAGCTGAGCAAAGGCACTTTCAAATGGCGGATGAACTCCCTGGATCCTTTCCTGGAGATCTCCCAACAACAGCTGGACTGGCTCCTGGAAGGACTGGACATAAACCAGAAACGGGCTTTCAGGCCTGTGAAACCACAATATATCTAG
- a CDS encoding histidine phosphatase family protein, with product MKKKLYLMRHGQTMFNEQDRVQGVCDSPLTEKGKEQALYTRDHYFREREIQTDLAISSTQERASDTLELVTEQPYDRLKGIKEMSFGLYEGWLNKMVPRDWETSLPHYGGELFSDAGNRMKETLTEVMKQPDTESVLAVSHGCAIRAFLTACDMKPPRFNNCSVAELDWDPETGIFSLSEIWQNPLL from the coding sequence ATGAAGAAAAAGTTATATCTTATGCGACATGGACAGACCATGTTCAATGAACAGGATCGTGTACAGGGTGTCTGTGATTCTCCTTTGACGGAGAAAGGAAAAGAACAGGCTCTGTATACACGGGACCACTATTTCAGGGAACGGGAGATTCAAACCGATCTTGCAATATCCTCCACGCAGGAGCGCGCCAGCGACACTCTGGAACTGGTCACAGAGCAGCCATATGACCGGCTGAAAGGGATCAAGGAAATGAGCTTTGGCCTTTATGAAGGGTGGCTGAACAAAATGGTTCCCAGAGACTGGGAAACTTCTTTGCCTCACTACGGTGGTGAACTGTTCAGTGACGCAGGGAACCGCATGAAAGAAACATTGACGGAAGTGATGAAGCAGCCTGATACAGAGTCCGTACTGGCAGTCAGCCACGGATGTGCGATCCGGGCATTCCTGACAGCTTGTGATATGAAACCGCCAAGATTCAACAACTGCAGTGTGGCAGAGCTGGACTGGGATCCTGAAACAGGCATCTTTTCTCTTTCTGAAATCTGGCAGAATCCACTGCTCTAG